In one Bacteroidales bacterium WCE2004 genomic region, the following are encoded:
- a CDS encoding Glutamine cyclotransferase, whose translation MKSVRILVSLALALLCTGCTGHAGVKQYKIQVVKEYPHDTGAYTQGLFFEGGRFYESTGQFGQSSFREVELATGKVLSKMNFQQKYFAEGSVMLGDKLFILTWLNKVAFVYDARTLEYRQTYSYPREGWGLTTDGKSLIASDGSARLYFLTPEFKQERYVDVKMDGRPVRLLNELEYIDGKIWANVYTTDLIVVINPADGKVEARIDCSGLLPDKLRKPDTDVLNGIAQDPATGKIYLTGKNWPRLYEIKLVPVK comes from the coding sequence ATGAAATCCGTCAGAATCCTTGTCAGCCTTGCGCTGGCCCTGCTGTGCACGGGCTGCACGGGCCACGCGGGCGTCAAGCAATATAAGATCCAGGTCGTCAAGGAATACCCCCACGACACGGGCGCCTACACCCAGGGCCTGTTCTTCGAGGGCGGGCGCTTCTATGAGAGCACGGGCCAGTTCGGCCAGTCCTCCTTCCGCGAGGTGGAGCTCGCCACCGGCAAGGTCCTCTCGAAGATGAATTTCCAGCAGAAATATTTCGCCGAAGGCTCCGTGATGCTGGGCGACAAGCTCTTCATCCTGACCTGGCTCAACAAGGTCGCCTTCGTCTACGACGCCAGGACGCTGGAATACCGCCAGACCTATTCCTATCCCCGCGAAGGCTGGGGCCTGACCACCGACGGCAAGTCCCTGATCGCCTCGGACGGCTCCGCCCGGCTGTATTTCCTGACCCCCGAATTCAAGCAGGAGCGCTACGTGGACGTCAAGATGGACGGCCGTCCGGTGCGCCTGCTCAACGAGCTGGAATACATCGACGGCAAGATCTGGGCGAACGTCTACACGACCGACCTGATCGTCGTCATCAACCCCGCCGACGGCAAGGTCGAGGCCCGCATCGACTGCAGCGGCCTGCTGCCGGACAAGCTCCGCAAGCCCGATACGGACGTGCTCAACGGCATCGCGCAGGATCCTGCCACGGGCAAGATCTACCTGACCGGCAAAAACTGGCCGCGCCTCTACGAAATCAAACTCGTTCCCGTCAAATAA